DNA sequence from the Chlorocebus sabaeus isolate Y175 chromosome 25, mChlSab1.0.hap1, whole genome shotgun sequence genome:
CAAGCTCCCAGGAAATGTAGCCCATGCCACGGCCACCTGGGTCCCACCCTCGCGCCTATGACACCTCACCTTTGTAAGACACATCCTTCAGCAACCTGGCTTCTGACTGCACCACATTCCTGTTGCTAAGGAAAATCAGTCGCCGGAAGTATCGCTTGTCATCCCCTTGCACATCCTCGATGACATAGTTACCGCTCAAGGCACTGCAGTCTTGGTGCTGAACGGTCCGGACCCCAATGTCCCCACCCACAGACAGAAAGGGCACCTGAAGGTACAACCAGAGATGTGGTCAAAACAGTAGTTCAtttaagaaataagagaaattatAACCCCTTCCcctttgtgtgtatatatccctATACCATGGTTCTAAACAACAACTACTCCAAAGATTTGCCATTCTATGAAAGCACTTTTCTGGAGCCTTTGAACCGATCTGAGAGGTTTAATTCATCTTTTGAAAATCAACTGAACACCTAAATATCTTCCAAACAACTAGTGAGATGCAGTTGATTCTCCCCAAGTTCTTTTAGGGGTTTCTCATCAGTAAATTCTAAAAGAACTCTCAATAGTCCAGGATAACAAAAGCTAGAAGGAACCCTCAGGAAGAGGCTGTGATTATGAGAAGGAATCTACACAAGAATAAAGATAACAAAATCCATGGGGGAAACAACCACTCCAAATCTAGAGAAAATTTCCTTTCCCCTAATTATTCTCATctatttttcccccatttttctaAACTTTAGGAGAAAAATATACTTTCCCCCTAAACTTTCCCACTCCTTCCCCCTATCtttatatctatttctttttttaaagacctaTAAGACTATTTAATAATCACCAGTATCTCCTGACCCTGCAGACTCAGGCACTGGTGAGAGGTCACAAATGAAGCTCCCCAGAGGATCTGGGCTTCCCTGAAATAGGGGTCACCAACCCCAAAGTTGGCCAGGAAGAAtcaaatacacattcttctataAACACAAGTCAGCCTAGTGGACAGAACCACAGGCCAGGAACCCAGAAGCCTAGGTTCTTTTTTTCAGATCTGTTACTATTCGCACCAAGCCTCTAGATACCTTTGCTTTCCCACCTATCAAGAAGGATCaaagcttgggcaacacagggagaccctgtctctaaaaaaaatgtaaaacaactagccaggtatggtggtttgcacctatagtcccagttactaccagaagctgaggtgggaggacggtctgaacccagaaggttgaggctgaggctgcagtgagccgtgatcacaccactgaactccagtccagcctgggaaacagagcaagaccctatctcaaaaaagaaaataaaaggatcaaCTCCTCAACATGAAGTTCTTGCAGTAAAATCACTTGTTCATTACCCATGGTGACCAGGATGGCACAGTTGGTGTTAACTGTTAATACCATATCACTATTTAGGCAAAAACCTTCAGTTTCCTTCCCAGTAAAACACCTGACCAGCAATGTGAATACCTGGATAACCGTGCTGAGCTGTTTTGGCCCTTTCCCATTCATACCCTCAGATAATGATAGCTCTAAGAAGCAAAATGACCAAGAAAATCCAGTTCAAAAAGTGTGGAAGAAGAAACCCACAGTCACAGCAACTCAAATTAAGAAGAACTGGAGCCCGCAACGTGTAGAGCATTTCCGTCCTGCCATGTCTATTGAGTCTCAGAGGCTCCCCCAGACACAGACCCTACTGTACTCGCTTTCCTCTCATTGCCTGGGGCAAAGGACAGTGTTTCCCTGCCATGTAACCCTTAGCTGCTGATACCCATCCAGGATTAGATGAGAGTCATAGACTCTAGTCCTAGCTCCTGCCAaggctccctctgcctccctggctgctAACATGACCTCAGAGATCCATGAAAGCTGTAAGAAAGCTATGTTACCTGCTGCTGGGCGGGCATCCCAGCTGGGGCCAGCTCCATGACTCTAGCCGACAGCTCAGCTTGGATGTGGTCCATGCTTTCATACTGCTGACCTCGGTGAAGGGCCACTGTAATCAGCCTCCTGAAGCCAGCACTGGCCGCCAGCTGTTTCCTGCCCTCATCCATGCCAAAGAGCCACTCAGTCTCCCGGCCCTGGGGGACTAGAAAAAAGAACTTGGTTACAGGGAGTCCTGGAAAGAGTGTTCAGGCCCACAACCAATATGGCCCAAATGGAAGGGAGCCAGTCCCTGTCCAAGACCAGCATCTTCCCCAACTATAACCCACTGAGGAGCTAACTACTCCCTAGTTCACAACACCTAGGGCAAAGCAGCTCATCAGACAAGACGCAGGACCAAGGGTGGAGAAGAAGTGGGGGCATGTCTGTAGGGGAAGGAGGCAGGCACCTACCACAAGAAAAACAGCAATAATGCCAACACAAATAAGTCATGCCAGGCATGACTCCAAGCTGTTGACAAATATATATTAGTGGAATCCTCCAACAGCCCAAGCTGCAGGTAgtagtattatccccatttttacaaatgaggaaattgagaaacAGAAGTTACACTATTTGCCCAACTTCACACAATAAGTAAATGGTGaagctgggactcaaacccaggcagtctagcCCCAGACTCTACCCATGCTTGTATTCACTACACTATTTATTTCCACACATGGATGGATAGAATTATACAATACCTGAAAAACTGGTTCAGTCACCAGGAAACAAACTACCATAACACCAAGACCATAAACACTTTGCATTTGTCTAGAATGTTCTActtttgaaagcatttcctcctgctatcttttttatcctttttaaggTAAATCTGGTATCACTTACTGCTTTCAATAATAATGGTTAATATTTACACAGCACTTCCAAGGCCAGGTACCATTTCTAAGAGCTTTTATACTTCTCACAACTATACCAGAGTTACACTCCcactttataggtgagaaaaccaaggcagagaaagaaaagtaaccTGTCTAATGTCATACCATCAGGAAATGACTGAGCCAAAACTGAAACCCAAACAGTCTGGTTCCAGAGCCCACTTTTTTAGCTGCTATCCTATGCTGCCTCTCTAAATTTTGCAGACAAGCACAGCAACTTTCCCAGGTCCTGCAGCTCACAGGCTACAGCTGGGACTAGAACCTATGTCTCAGACTTGCTAGTCCAGCGTTACTTCCATTACTCCATGCTACCAAGTAACTAGCATCTCTATGTCATATGTGACCTCCTAAATGTAtctctattctctctctcccctaccaACCCCATTCTCACACTTCATCAAGTCTTTGCAATGGCAAATGAGAAGGAATAGGTCTCAACTCGCAGTAGGTTGCTAGAAAGCTATTACTCTCCTTTCATCATGCCTTGGGTAGTCTAATCCTCTGGAAGTACAAACCCCTGCAAGATAAAAACAGTCAAGAATCCCACCAAagccccagcccagcctcagccccagcccaAGCCCAAGCCCAAGCCCAAGCCCAAGTCCCAGCCCCTGTAAGCCAGCCCCTCCAGGGAAGAGAGGGAGCAATCCCAACTCACTGATGAAAATCGCAAAATGATTGTCCCGCGATGGTTTCACAGTGGGGCTGTCCACCACGTGGAGGGTGTAGCGTGGCTCCCCCGTGTCCCCATCGCACAAGTCCAGAGACACACTCCCCAGCTTGGCCTTGCGGCGCAGCTGGCTGCACAGCCAGGCATACTGCTGCCGTTCCCGCACCGCCTCGGCCAACCGCTCGGCACTCTCCAGCCGCACAGGCTTGCCCTGCTCCTGAGCACACAGCTCAAAGATCTGAAGGGCAGAGCCAGGGACTGGCCTGAACTTGGTCATGATGAAGGCAAAGACAGGCAAGGAGAACTGAGGCTCTGCTTCCAACACCTGGTCCTGGCTGTTGGCCACTTGGTGCACCCTCACCATCCACCCCTCCCGGGAGAAGTGGCCCACTGCTTTCTTCAGGACGTGAGCCTGAGCCAGGGAGATGCAGAGATAGCGACCGCCCACCTGCAGGACACGGCCAACCTCAGCCAGCATCCTGTCCACCTGTTGCAGGGTCTTCTCTTCCTCATCTGTCAGGACAGCATCCAGGGTGCCCTTGTCCAACACCACCTGGAACGAGGCATCAGGAAACTCCATCTGTGTCATGTCCATCTTCAAGAAGCTCATCTGGGGCCGTCGGGTGGCATTGCATTCCTTCATTTGCTTGATGACAACCTCACTGATGTCGATGTTCACTATATCCCGATAGCCCACATC
Encoded proteins:
- the METTL13 gene encoding eEF1A lysine and N-terminal methyltransferase isoform X3; amino-acid sequence: MNLLPKSSKEFGSVDYWEKFFQQRGKKAFEWYGTYLELCGVLHKYIKPREKVLVIGCGNSELSEQLYDVGYRDIVNIDISEVVIKQMKECNATRRPQMSFLKMDMTQMEFPDASFQVVLDKGTLDAVLTDEEEKTLQQVDRMLAEVGRVLQVGGRYLCISLAQAHVLKKAVGHFSREGWMVRVHQVANSQDQVLEAEPQFSLPVFAFIMTKFRPVPGSALQIFELCAQEQGKPVRLESAERLAEAVRERQQYAWLCSQLRRKAKLGSVSLDLCDGDTGEPRYTLHVVDSPTVKPSRDNHFAIFIIPQGRETEWLFGMDEGRKQLAASAGFRRLITVALHRGQQYESMDHIQAELSARVMELAPAGMPAQQQVPFLSVGGDIGVRTVQHQDCSALSGNYVIEDVQGDDKRYFRRLIFLSNRNVVQSEARLLKDVSYKAQKKRKKDRKKQRPADAEDLPAAPGQSIDKSYLCCEHHKAMIAGLALLRNPELLLEMPLALLVVGLGGGSLPLFVHDHFPKSCIDAVEIDPSMLEVATQWFGFSQSDRMKVHIADGLDYIASLAGGGEARPCYDVIMFDVDSKDPTLGMSCPPPAFVEQSFLQNVKSILTPEDPPPPAGSPCLQHNSGFCETLHSSYCSLLRLDQVPIIQEISFKSLYQVNHPCGNNELLRETVWVMNEKSLGLGIIHITNT
- the METTL13 gene encoding eEF1A lysine and N-terminal methyltransferase isoform X4, which produces MNLLPKSSKEFGSVDYWEKFFQQRGKKAFEWYGTYLELCGVLHKYIKPREKVLVIGCGNSELSEQLYDVGYRDIVNIDISEVVIKQMKECNATRRPQMSFLKMDMTQMEFPDASFQVVLDKGTLDAVLTDEEEKTLQQVDRMLAEVGRVLQVGGRYLCISLAQAHVLKKAVGHFSREGWMVRVHQVANSQDQVLEAEPQFSLPVFAFIMTKFRPVPGSALQIFELCAQEQGKPVRLESAERLAEAVRERQQYAWLCSQLRRKAKLGSVSLDLCDGDTGEPRYTLHVVDSPTVKPSRDNHFAIFIIPQGRETEWLFGMDEGRKQLAASAGFRRLITVALHRGQQYESMDHIQAELSARVMELAPAGMPAQQQVPFLSVGGDIGVRTVQHQDCSALSGNYVIEDVQGDDKRYFRRLIFLSNRNVVQSEARLLKDVSYKAQKKRKKDRKKQRPADAEDLPAAPGQSIDKSYLCCEHHKAMIAGLALLRNPELLLEMPLALLVVGLGGGSLPLFVHDHFPKSCIDAVEIDPSMLEVATQWFGFSQSDRMKVHIADGLDYIASLAGGGEARPCYDVIMFDVDSKDPTLGMSCPPPAFVEQSFLQNVKSILTPEGQ
- the METTL13 gene encoding eEF1A lysine and N-terminal methyltransferase isoform X2, which translates into the protein MNLLPKSSKEFGSVDYWEKFFQQRGKKAFEWYGTYLELCGVLHKYIKPREKVLVIGCGNSELSEQLYDVGYRDIVNIDISEVVIKQMKECNATRRPQMSFLKMDMTQMEFPDASFQVVLDKGTLDAVLTDEEEKTLQQVDRMLAEVGRVLQVGGRYLCISLAQAHVLKKAVGHFSREGWMVRVHQVANSQDQVLEAEPQFSLPVFAFIMTKFRPVPGSALQIFELCAQEQGKPVRLESAERLAEAVRERQQYAWLCSQLRRKAKLGSVSLDLCDGDTGEPRYTLHVVDSPTVKPSRDNHFAIFIIPQGRETEWLFGMDEGRKQLAASAGFRRLITVALHRGQQYESMDHIQAELSARVMELAPAGMPAQQQVPFLSVGGDIGVRTVQHQDCSALSGNYVIEDVQGDDKRYFRRLIFLSNRNVVQSEARLLKDVSYKAQKKRKKDRKKQRPADAEDLPAAPGQSIDKSYLCCEHHKAMIAGLALLRNPELLLEMPLALLVVGLGGGSLPLFVHDHFPKSCIDAVEIDPSMLEVATQWFGFSQSDRMKVHIADGLDYIASLAGGGEARPCYDVIMFDVDSKDPTLGMSCPPPAFVEQSFLQNVKSILTPEGVFILNLVCRDLGLKDSVLAGLKAVFPLLYVRRIEGEVNEILFCQLHPEQKLATPELLETAQALEQTLRKPGRGWDDTYVLSDMLKTVKIV
- the METTL13 gene encoding eEF1A lysine and N-terminal methyltransferase isoform X1, with the protein product MNLLPKSSKEFGSVDYWEKFFQQRGKKAFEWYGTYLELCGVLHKYIKPREKVLVIGCGNSELSEQLYDVGYRDIVNIDISEVVIKQMKECNATRRPQMSFLKMDMTQMEFPDASFQVVLDKGTLDAVLTDEEEKTLQQVDRMLAEVGRVLQVGGRYLCISLAQAHVLKKAVGHFSREGWMVRVHQVANSQDQVLEAEPQFSLPVFAFIMTKFRPVPGSALQIFELCAQEQGKPVRLESAERLAEAVRERQQYAWLCSQLRRKAKLGSVSLDLCDGDTGEPRYTLHVVDSPTVKPSRDNHFAIFIIPQGRETEWLFGMDEGRKQLAASAGFRRLITVALHRGQQYESMDHIQAELSARVMELAPAGMPAQQQVPFLSVGGDIGVRTVQHQDCSALSGNYVIEDVQGDDKRYFRRLIFLSNRNVVQSEARLLKDVSYKAQKKRKKDRKKQRPADAEDLPAAPGQSIDKSYLCCEHHKAMIAGLALLRNPELLLEMPLALLVVGLGGGSLPLFVHDHFPKSCIDAVEIDPSMLEVATQWFGFSQSDRMKVHIADGLDYIASLAGGGEARPCYDVIMFDVDSKDPTLGMSCPPPAFVEQSFLQNVKSILTPEGWILAHCNLCLPGSRDSPASDPLAAPASASLAAGITGVHHHAQLIFIFLVEPGFHHFGQAGLKLMTLSDLPASASQSDMIIDMSHRAWLGITSFSKQFFGRLRRGEW